One window of Siniperca chuatsi isolate FFG_IHB_CAS linkage group LG15, ASM2008510v1, whole genome shotgun sequence genomic DNA carries:
- the arel1 gene encoding apoptosis-resistant E3 ubiquitin protein ligase 1 isoform X3, with protein sequence MFYVIGGITVSIIAFVFTIKFLCELAARVVSFLQNEDPGRRGDRSIYDYVRGNYLDPRSCKVSWDWKEPQEVGQTMSFRVQLFYKNGQPFPAHRPVGLRVNITHIELALDIPVTQEVLQEPESNVVKVAFTVRKAGRYEVAVKLGGLNVAYSPYYKIFQPGTVVPSKTKIAYHFSTLVLTNGQQHTLQIEPRDEYGNPTSNSTSLTDEANYSVHVHSLGTVDDDSLEEYYSKSVSLNKQQCQVLLRLTLRKTGCFRARISYKDQPLSNGEFDIIVLSENEKACVEKNVSTPGISIYFEAYLYSNGNYSSSSWQLPASSLLAPQRRPSMGEEEDEHDSPVEGQPEKVKKPKKVYCYISPKQLSVKEFYLKIIPWRLFTFRVCPGTKFTYYGPDLVHKYLTLVVDDGIQPPVELSCKDRNIMAATFIRFLHKNIGGSETFQDKVNFFQRELRHIHSKRPRTKTCLKITRHTILDSSLKATRNFSVSDWSKNFEVVFQDEEALDWGGPRREWFELICKTLFDTSNQLFTRFSDNNQGLVHPNADRPPHLRLKMYEFAGRIVGKCLYESALGGAYKQLVRARFTRSFLAQIIGLRMNYKYFETDDQEFYKTKVCFILNNDVSEMDLVFAEEKYSKSGQLEKVVELISGGAQIAVTNENKMHYLNLLAQYRLASQVRDEVEHFLKGLNELVPENLLAIFDENELELLMCGTGDINVQDFKAHAVIVGGSWHFREKVMKWFWAVVSSFTQEELARLLQFTTGSSQLPPGGFNTLCPSFQIIAAPTHSTLPTAHTCFNQLCLPTYDSYEELHKMLKLAISEGSEGFGML encoded by the exons ATGTTTTACGTGATTG GTGGAATTACTGTTTCCATCATAGCGTTTGTCTTTACCATCAAGTTCCTCTGTGAGCTTGCAGCAAGAGTAGTCAGCTTCCTGCAGAATGAGGATCCAGGGCGACGCGGTGACCGCAGCATCTACGACTATGTCCGGGGCAACTACCTGGACCCACGTTCCTGCAAGGTGTCTTGGGATTGGAAGGAACCGCAGGAAGTGGGGCAGACTATGAGCTTCAGAGTCCAG CTGTTCTATAAGAATGGCCAGCCTTTCCCGGCCCATCGGCCTGTGGGACTGAGGGTCAACATCACACACATTGAATTGGCTCTGGACATCCCTGTTACACAGGAGGTTCTGCAAGAACCAGAGTCCAATGTAGTCAAGGTAGCCTTCACAGTGCGCAAGGCCGGACGCTATGAGGTTGCTGTCAAGCTGGGTGGCCTCAATGTGGCGTACAGCCCTTATTACAAGATATTCCAGCCAG GTACAGTTGTCCCATCCAAAACCAAAATAGCCTACCATTTCTCCACCCTGGTGCTAACAAATGGCCAGCAGCACACTTTGCAGATTGAGCCCAGAGACGAGTATGGAAACCCCACTAGTAACTCCACATCTCTCACAGACGAAGCCAACTACAGCGTCCATGTGCACTCT CTGGGCACAGTGGATGATGACAGTCTGGAGGAGTACTACAGTAAGTCAGTTTCACTCAACAAGCAGCAGTGCCAGGTTCTGCTCAGACTGACCCTGAGGAAGACCGGCTGTTTCAGGGCCCGCATCTCCTACAAGGACCAGCCGCTCAGCAACGGGGAATTTGACATTATTGTTCTCAGTG AGAATGAGAAGGCCTGTGTGGAGAAGAATGTGTCCACTCCAGGCATAAGTATCTACTTTGAGGCATACCTTTATAGCAATGGGAACTACAGCAGTTCCTCATGGCAGTTACCAGCCTCCTCTTTGCTGGCTCCCCAGAGGAGGCCCTCCatgggagaagaggaggatgagcaTGACTCTCCTGTGGAGGGACAACCTGAGAAGGTCAAGAAACCAAAAAAGGTCTACTGTTACATATCACCAAAG CAACTTTCCGTGAAGGAGTTCTACCTGAAAATTATTCCGTGGCGCCTTTTCACCTTTCGAGTATGTCCAGGAACGAAG TTTACCTATTATGGTCCTGACCTGGTTCACAAGTACCTAACTCTAGTGGTGGATGATGGGATACAGCCTCCTGTGGAGCTCAGCTGCAAAGACAGGAACATCATGGCTGCCACCTTCATTCGCTTCTTGCACAAGAACATCG GTGGCTCTGAAACGTTCCAAGACAAGGTGAACTTCTTTCAACGTGAACTCAGGCACATCCACTCCAAGAGACCTCGCACCAAGACCTGCCTAAAAATCACTCGACACACCATTCTAGATTCA TCCCTGAAGGCTACAAGGAACTTCTCTGTGTCAGACTGGAGTAAGAACTTTGAAGTCGTGTTTCAGGATGAGGAAg CTCTGGACTGGGGAGGGCCTCGCAGGGAGTGGTTTGAGCTGATTTGTAAGACCCTCTTTGACACCTCCAACCAGCTGTTCACCCGCTTCAGCGACAACAACCAGGGCCTC GTGCACCCAAATGCTGACCGGCCACCCCACCTGCGTCTAAAGATGTATGAGTTTGCAGGTCGCATCGTAGGGAAGTGCCTGTATGAGTCTGCTCTGGGTGGGGCTTACAAACAGCTGGTCCGAGCTCGCTTTACACGTTCCTTCTTGGCCCAGATCATTGGCCTCAGGATGAACTACAAG TACTTTGAGACGGATGACCAGGAGTTCTACAAAACTAAAGTCTGCTTCATCCTAAACAATGACGTGAGTGAAATGGACCTGGTGTTTGCCGAGGAGAAGTACAGCAAGTCAGGACAGCTGGAGAAG GTGGTGGAGCTGATATCAGGGGGAGCTCAGATCGCTGTTACCAATGAAAACAAGATGCATTATCTCAACCTGCTGGCCCAGTACAGACTGGCCAGCCAGGTGAGAGATGAGGTGGAACACTTCCTGAAAG GTTTGAATGAACTGGTTCCAGAAAACCTGCTAGCCATATTTGATGAGAATGAGTTGGAG CTGTTGATGTGTGGCACCGGTGATATAAACGTGCAGGACTTCAAGGCCCATGCTGTGATTGTCGGAGGATCGTGGCACTTCAGAGAGAAA GTAATGAAGTGGTTCTGGGCTGTGGTGTCCAGCTTCACCCAGGAGGAGTTGGCTCGTCTGCTGCAGTTCACCACCGGCTCCTCTCAGCTTCCCCCTGGGGGATTCAACACCCTTTGCCCATCCTTCCAGATCATTGCTGCCCCCACACATAGCACCCTGCCCACTGCACACACGTG TTTTAACCAGCTGTGCCTCCCTACCTACGACTCCTATGAGGAGCTGCACAAGATGTTGAAGCTGGCCATCAGTGAGGGCAGCGAGGGTTTCGGCATGCTCTGA
- the arel1 gene encoding apoptosis-resistant E3 ubiquitin protein ligase 1 isoform X2 → MNLDDLSQFDSQLQLSLAAWGYYYEDYIKLSTGIKILQTSRGSRDQDYEIRLVHSLAGRRLNEKWSIAGALIFGCTVALCFLIRDLMFYVIGGITVSIIAFVFTIKFLCELAARVVSFLQNEDPGRRGDRSIYDYVRGNYLDPRSCKVSWDWKEPQEVGQTMSFRVQLFYKNGQPFPAHRPVGLRVNITHIELALDIPVTQEVLQEPESNVVKVAFTVRKAGRYEVAVKLGGLNVAYSPYYKIFQPGTVVPSKTKIAYHFSTLVLTNGQQHTLQIEPRDEYGNPTSNSTSLTDEANYSVHVHSLGTVDDDSLEEYYSKSVSLNKQQCQVLLRLTLRKTGCFRARISYKDQPLSNGEFDIIVLSENEKACVEKNVSTPGISIYFEAYLYSNGNYSSSSWQLPASSLLAPQRRPSMGEEEDEHDSPVEGQPEKVKKPKKVYCYISPKQLSVKEFYLKIIPWRLFTFRVCPGTKFTYYGPDLVHKYLTLVVDDGIQPPVELSCKDRNIMAATFIRFLHKNIGGSETFQDKVNFFQRELRHIHSKRPRTKTCLKITRHTILDSSLKATRNFSVSDWSKNFEVVFQDEEALDWGGPRREWFELICKTLFDTSNQLFTRFSDNNQGLVHPNADRPPHLRLKMYEFAGRIVGKCLYESALGGAYKQLVRARFTRSFLAQIIGLRMNYKYFETDDQEFYKTKVCFILNNDVSEMDLVFAEEKYSKSGQLEKVVELISGGAQIAVTNENKMHYLNLLAQYRLASQVRDEVEHFLKGLNELVPENLLAIFDENELELLMCGTGDINVQDFKAHAVIVGGSWHFREKVMKWFWAVVSSFTQEELARLLQFTTGSSQLPPGGFNTLCPSFQIIAAPTHSTLPTAHTCFNQLCLPTYDSYEELHKMLKLAISEGSEGFGML, encoded by the exons ATGAATCTGGATGATCTGTCTCAGTTTGACAGTCAATTGCAGCTGTCTCTAGCTGCCTGGGGCTACTACTACGAAGACTATATAAAGTTGTCTACAGGAATCAAGATCCTCCAGACATCCAGGGGGAGTCGTGACCAGGACTACGAGATCCGGCTGGTGCACAGCCTTGCTGGGAGGCGTCTGAATGAGAAGTGGTCAATTG CGGGAGCTCTCATATTTGGCTGTACTGTGGCGCTGTGCTTCTTGATAAGGGACCTCATGTTTTACGTGATTG GTGGAATTACTGTTTCCATCATAGCGTTTGTCTTTACCATCAAGTTCCTCTGTGAGCTTGCAGCAAGAGTAGTCAGCTTCCTGCAGAATGAGGATCCAGGGCGACGCGGTGACCGCAGCATCTACGACTATGTCCGGGGCAACTACCTGGACCCACGTTCCTGCAAGGTGTCTTGGGATTGGAAGGAACCGCAGGAAGTGGGGCAGACTATGAGCTTCAGAGTCCAG CTGTTCTATAAGAATGGCCAGCCTTTCCCGGCCCATCGGCCTGTGGGACTGAGGGTCAACATCACACACATTGAATTGGCTCTGGACATCCCTGTTACACAGGAGGTTCTGCAAGAACCAGAGTCCAATGTAGTCAAGGTAGCCTTCACAGTGCGCAAGGCCGGACGCTATGAGGTTGCTGTCAAGCTGGGTGGCCTCAATGTGGCGTACAGCCCTTATTACAAGATATTCCAGCCAG GTACAGTTGTCCCATCCAAAACCAAAATAGCCTACCATTTCTCCACCCTGGTGCTAACAAATGGCCAGCAGCACACTTTGCAGATTGAGCCCAGAGACGAGTATGGAAACCCCACTAGTAACTCCACATCTCTCACAGACGAAGCCAACTACAGCGTCCATGTGCACTCT CTGGGCACAGTGGATGATGACAGTCTGGAGGAGTACTACAGTAAGTCAGTTTCACTCAACAAGCAGCAGTGCCAGGTTCTGCTCAGACTGACCCTGAGGAAGACCGGCTGTTTCAGGGCCCGCATCTCCTACAAGGACCAGCCGCTCAGCAACGGGGAATTTGACATTATTGTTCTCAGTG AGAATGAGAAGGCCTGTGTGGAGAAGAATGTGTCCACTCCAGGCATAAGTATCTACTTTGAGGCATACCTTTATAGCAATGGGAACTACAGCAGTTCCTCATGGCAGTTACCAGCCTCCTCTTTGCTGGCTCCCCAGAGGAGGCCCTCCatgggagaagaggaggatgagcaTGACTCTCCTGTGGAGGGACAACCTGAGAAGGTCAAGAAACCAAAAAAGGTCTACTGTTACATATCACCAAAG CAACTTTCCGTGAAGGAGTTCTACCTGAAAATTATTCCGTGGCGCCTTTTCACCTTTCGAGTATGTCCAGGAACGAAG TTTACCTATTATGGTCCTGACCTGGTTCACAAGTACCTAACTCTAGTGGTGGATGATGGGATACAGCCTCCTGTGGAGCTCAGCTGCAAAGACAGGAACATCATGGCTGCCACCTTCATTCGCTTCTTGCACAAGAACATCG GTGGCTCTGAAACGTTCCAAGACAAGGTGAACTTCTTTCAACGTGAACTCAGGCACATCCACTCCAAGAGACCTCGCACCAAGACCTGCCTAAAAATCACTCGACACACCATTCTAGATTCA TCCCTGAAGGCTACAAGGAACTTCTCTGTGTCAGACTGGAGTAAGAACTTTGAAGTCGTGTTTCAGGATGAGGAAg CTCTGGACTGGGGAGGGCCTCGCAGGGAGTGGTTTGAGCTGATTTGTAAGACCCTCTTTGACACCTCCAACCAGCTGTTCACCCGCTTCAGCGACAACAACCAGGGCCTC GTGCACCCAAATGCTGACCGGCCACCCCACCTGCGTCTAAAGATGTATGAGTTTGCAGGTCGCATCGTAGGGAAGTGCCTGTATGAGTCTGCTCTGGGTGGGGCTTACAAACAGCTGGTCCGAGCTCGCTTTACACGTTCCTTCTTGGCCCAGATCATTGGCCTCAGGATGAACTACAAG TACTTTGAGACGGATGACCAGGAGTTCTACAAAACTAAAGTCTGCTTCATCCTAAACAATGACGTGAGTGAAATGGACCTGGTGTTTGCCGAGGAGAAGTACAGCAAGTCAGGACAGCTGGAGAAG GTGGTGGAGCTGATATCAGGGGGAGCTCAGATCGCTGTTACCAATGAAAACAAGATGCATTATCTCAACCTGCTGGCCCAGTACAGACTGGCCAGCCAGGTGAGAGATGAGGTGGAACACTTCCTGAAAG GTTTGAATGAACTGGTTCCAGAAAACCTGCTAGCCATATTTGATGAGAATGAGTTGGAG CTGTTGATGTGTGGCACCGGTGATATAAACGTGCAGGACTTCAAGGCCCATGCTGTGATTGTCGGAGGATCGTGGCACTTCAGAGAGAAA GTAATGAAGTGGTTCTGGGCTGTGGTGTCCAGCTTCACCCAGGAGGAGTTGGCTCGTCTGCTGCAGTTCACCACCGGCTCCTCTCAGCTTCCCCCTGGGGGATTCAACACCCTTTGCCCATCCTTCCAGATCATTGCTGCCCCCACACATAGCACCCTGCCCACTGCACACACGTG TTTTAACCAGCTGTGCCTCCCTACCTACGACTCCTATGAGGAGCTGCACAAGATGTTGAAGCTGGCCATCAGTGAGGGCAGCGAGGGTTTCGGCATGCTCTGA